In one window of Bdellovibrio bacteriovorus W DNA:
- a CDS encoding hypothetical protein (COG1807 4-amino-4-deoxy-L-arabinose transferase and related glycosyltransferases of PMT family), protein MIREFWNKQTTSQKVTIVFILTLVFRAFFSLNVGLIDDEAYHWSWAKSLQLSYFDHPAMIAWLEAITTSIFGDTLLGVRLPGFLCFIGITVLLYKMTKDFFDESAAIFVGLIMCWSPFWGFGGYVASPEPPFMLCWVAASYVFWQGVREDEKRWSTKKTWLWLGVLMGLGLNSKFIIALLAPGFGLYLLMTPTRRKDLLTPWPWVGLLIATALASPIFIWNHLHDWPGFKYQFHDRHSGESFNFNRWLVFLGAQVLFATPFLYVMIVLAFITSAIRIKDARWRYLFCLAAPSIAVFYPQPFFADYKPHWSGAAYTLLLIGVGGIWSQGLQWGERQIVKARSKVFTRGIAGFFIFLGIISYTPFVYPWMPKVFKFFSPEGQWETTYDFSNEFTGWEELGRFVNRRQREIHAESGKKPFIAAHRYETTAQTTWGVKQKVYMLSSTVSNYTVMQSPEEMANLLGKDVLFVSTEKYPAVANEWAKFDNCDKEQLKTFRHGIHARTFNIYYCTNYQGITK, encoded by the coding sequence GTGATTCGTGAATTTTGGAACAAGCAGACTACCTCACAAAAGGTGACCATCGTCTTTATTCTCACTCTTGTTTTCAGAGCCTTCTTTTCCCTGAACGTGGGACTGATTGACGACGAAGCCTACCATTGGTCATGGGCCAAAAGCCTCCAGCTTTCCTACTTCGATCACCCCGCAATGATTGCTTGGCTAGAAGCCATCACGACTTCCATTTTTGGCGACACCCTTTTGGGTGTACGTTTGCCTGGGTTCCTGTGCTTTATCGGAATCACGGTTCTTTTATATAAAATGACGAAGGATTTCTTTGACGAGTCTGCCGCAATTTTTGTGGGACTTATTATGTGCTGGTCTCCGTTTTGGGGCTTTGGCGGTTATGTAGCTTCTCCAGAGCCTCCGTTCATGCTTTGCTGGGTTGCTGCCTCCTACGTCTTTTGGCAAGGAGTGCGCGAGGATGAGAAGCGCTGGAGCACGAAGAAAACTTGGCTATGGCTGGGTGTTCTTATGGGACTTGGATTAAATTCAAAGTTCATCATTGCTTTGTTAGCGCCTGGCTTTGGTTTGTATTTGCTGATGACTCCAACTCGCCGCAAAGACCTTTTAACTCCTTGGCCATGGGTGGGACTTCTTATTGCCACGGCATTGGCATCGCCGATCTTTATTTGGAATCATCTCCATGACTGGCCGGGATTTAAGTATCAGTTCCATGATCGACACTCGGGCGAATCCTTTAATTTTAATCGCTGGCTCGTATTCTTAGGCGCACAAGTTCTATTTGCGACGCCGTTCCTTTACGTGATGATTGTTTTGGCATTCATTACTTCAGCCATTCGAATTAAAGATGCTCGCTGGCGTTACCTATTCTGCCTCGCAGCTCCATCAATTGCCGTCTTCTACCCTCAGCCCTTCTTTGCTGATTACAAACCGCACTGGAGTGGGGCTGCCTACACTCTCTTGCTGATTGGAGTCGGAGGCATTTGGTCTCAAGGTCTTCAGTGGGGTGAACGCCAGATCGTCAAAGCACGCAGCAAGGTCTTTACTCGCGGGATCGCTGGTTTTTTCATATTCTTAGGAATCATCAGCTATACACCTTTCGTCTATCCGTGGATGCCAAAGGTCTTTAAGTTTTTCTCTCCCGAGGGACAATGGGAAACAACTTACGATTTCAGTAATGAGTTTACGGGTTGGGAAGAGTTGGGTCGCTTTGTGAATCGTCGCCAACGTGAAATTCATGCAGAGTCTGGCAAGAAGCCATTCATCGCAGCTCATCGCTATGAGACAACGGCGCAAACCACTTGGGGCGTAAAACAAAAAGTTTATATGCTGAGCTCAACAGTGAGTAATTACACCGTGATGCAATCCCCAGAGGAAATGGCCAACCTGCTTGGCAAAGATGTGCTTTTTGTAAGTACCGAAAAGTATCCAGCGGTCGCTAATGAATGGGCAAAATTTGATAACTGCGACAAAGAGCAGCTCAAAACTTTCCGCCACGGAATTCATGCTCGTACGTTCAATATCTATTATTGCACGAACTACCAAGGTATTACGAAGTAG
- a CDS encoding siderophore-mediated iron transport protein (COG0810 Periplasmic protein TonB, links inner and outer membranes): MVNQAQLNLKISSSFVISAVLHGAAFVLALALAAPQKSPLPVGVELMYGEATTVSAPSKPQSLNIQKTQAAPVAAMDDDGVAIEQKKKEKPVPAPVTPQVAEQKTLGNPLGTSTTGALTGREGVANGSEVSPEERYLYELRKLLERRKKYPVMARRMGHTGKVMMRFTLSSDGSLAASEVVEKTPYDSLNNAAVELVKGIDGIKPFPKEITRNAWVITVPIEYSLN; the protein is encoded by the coding sequence ATGGTGAATCAAGCGCAATTAAACCTAAAAATCTCCAGTTCTTTTGTGATCTCTGCAGTTTTGCATGGGGCCGCTTTTGTATTGGCTTTGGCGCTTGCAGCTCCCCAAAAAAGTCCACTTCCGGTGGGGGTTGAGTTGATGTACGGGGAGGCGACGACGGTATCGGCTCCATCTAAACCTCAATCATTGAATATCCAAAAAACTCAAGCAGCTCCAGTTGCCGCGATGGATGATGATGGCGTAGCTATTGAACAAAAGAAAAAAGAAAAACCTGTTCCCGCACCAGTGACCCCACAGGTGGCTGAGCAAAAGACCCTAGGGAATCCTTTAGGTACTTCCACGACGGGTGCTTTGACGGGACGTGAGGGTGTAGCAAATGGTTCTGAGGTAAGCCCTGAAGAACGCTATCTCTATGAGCTGAGAAAACTTTTAGAAAGACGTAAGAAGTATCCAGTGATGGCCCGCAGAATGGGACACACAGGAAAAGTCATGATGCGCTTTACTTTAAGTTCGGATGGATCTTTAGCAGCAAGTGAAGTTGTTGAGAAAACACCTTATGATTCTTTAAACAATGCCGCTGTTGAGCTTGTTAAGGGGATCGATGGCATCAAGCCATTTCCTAAAGAGATCACCCGCAATGCTTGGGTGATCACTGTTCCGATTGAATATTCTCTGAATTAA
- a CDS encoding DNA topoisomerase VI subunit A (COG1697 DNA topoisomerase VI, subunit A): MGKLLQIRDLKIDIPKEARILADKMLRDLEASKRPVLEAVKTSLDNSNYNSKLGYLTPGDKVVRTELNVSSVQKLARVVFVLEILLNNLERGSVNTKRELYYMCKGLIKGNPRLKPLDFDDQPESDAIIDFIGDMLEVYREELNCFANDRGGQTYSQQLIVTETLPDGDKAVVDLSSLGTSPFQPKNKPQSLKLKAKKKIDFCLIVESEGTANTLVTMGFTRRNNCIVMGAQGVPSNGVRGWSKLIQDQLDVPMYFFGDLDAYTLQNIYRTLKAGSAASLIRNADFSAPNVKFLGVLPEDVRKYDLPHYKVRESDPVEARALKKAKDALENDPFFLDKKNKKLADILKWLIKEKVRCEQQSFFSVDPNDPIKTEKLILEKIKSGSYV; this comes from the coding sequence ATGGGAAAACTCCTTCAAATACGTGATTTAAAAATTGATATTCCTAAAGAGGCACGCATTCTTGCAGACAAAATGTTGCGTGATCTTGAGGCTTCAAAGCGCCCCGTTTTAGAGGCAGTGAAGACTTCATTGGACAACTCGAATTATAACTCGAAGCTGGGATACTTAACTCCTGGAGATAAAGTTGTTCGCACAGAACTCAACGTTTCTTCAGTTCAAAAGCTAGCGCGCGTGGTTTTCGTATTAGAAATTCTTCTCAACAACCTAGAGCGTGGATCGGTAAATACGAAGCGTGAACTTTACTACATGTGTAAAGGTCTGATTAAGGGCAATCCCCGTTTAAAGCCTCTTGATTTTGATGATCAGCCAGAGTCTGATGCGATCATCGATTTTATTGGTGATATGCTTGAGGTTTACCGTGAAGAATTGAACTGTTTTGCCAATGACCGTGGTGGACAGACTTACTCTCAGCAATTGATTGTGACAGAGACTCTACCTGACGGTGATAAAGCCGTGGTCGATCTTTCTTCTCTGGGAACTTCTCCGTTCCAACCGAAGAACAAACCACAATCTTTGAAACTGAAAGCGAAAAAGAAAATTGATTTCTGCCTTATCGTAGAATCAGAAGGTACTGCAAATACCTTGGTAACCATGGGATTCACAAGACGTAACAACTGTATCGTCATGGGTGCTCAAGGGGTTCCGTCGAATGGTGTGCGTGGTTGGTCAAAACTTATCCAAGATCAGTTAGATGTACCAATGTACTTCTTCGGGGATCTGGATGCGTACACGTTGCAAAATATCTATAGAACATTGAAAGCAGGCTCGGCGGCTTCTCTCATTAGAAACGCTGACTTCTCTGCGCCGAATGTAAAATTCTTAGGAGTTTTGCCTGAAGACGTTCGCAAGTACGACCTTCCTCACTATAAAGTTCGTGAAAGCGATCCAGTTGAAGCGCGCGCATTGAAAAAAGCTAAAGATGCTTTAGAAAACGATCCGTTCTTCTTGGATAAAAAGAATAAGAAACTAGCAGATATCTTGAAATGGTTGATCAAAGAGAAAGTGCGTTGTGAGCAGCAGTCTTTCTTCTCTGTAGATCCTAACGATCCAATCAAAACAGAGAAGTTGATCCTAGAAAAAATCAAATCCGGTTCTTACGTTTAA
- a CDS encoding DNA topoisomerase VI subunit B (COG1389 DNA topoisomerase VI, subunit B), which produces MSKITKSSTAEYFAKNLQQVGFSSPLKAVLTTLKEAVDNSLDACEAAGLLPDLLIEVSKVGAGSTKNTDLVRIVVEDNGPGIEAEDLAKVYGEYLASSKFGRGQCSRGQQGIGISAATTWAQMTNARGVSVVSKTKKMRKAVSAQVDVDIKSNTGVLKNRETIDWDREHGTRVEFIFDGRVQLNGDGGVVTYIEGTILVNPHMTVTYKLMDNDYVTVNRVSSDVPTVPEASLPHPHTFKLGEFITHATLFGKVSLSKFLKTGFSRISDQSIQAFVKNGLPKGLVEKPITSLTEEDFKKVFQAVQNTDLMAPSTKSVLTVGEEALSKSINRLGEIDFFAVVTRKPTICDFKPVVVEVALARFKDRIQSPDSPVTLLRFANRVPLQFDKSGCAITWAIESVNWKSYGLGQPKDSLPLGPYIFAVSIVSPFIKFKNASKETIDASDELVAEIRLALIQAGQKLSRHIKKEVKEADLERKLAHIEQFGPILVEGLARMVKAPDSRKKKAEEGLKKLLGRESEAAAADLEAAETRLLEQKRREKKKGIDHDEILEDVIRVDDEEEYDFPVATTKKKATKKVAKKTTSKKK; this is translated from the coding sequence GTGAGTAAGATTACTAAAAGTAGTACCGCTGAATATTTTGCGAAGAACCTTCAGCAGGTTGGTTTTTCGTCTCCTTTAAAGGCTGTTTTGACCACACTCAAAGAGGCTGTGGACAACTCTTTAGATGCCTGCGAAGCAGCGGGGTTATTACCAGATTTATTGATTGAAGTTTCAAAAGTGGGCGCAGGCTCTACTAAAAATACGGATTTAGTCAGAATCGTTGTTGAAGATAACGGTCCTGGCATTGAAGCAGAAGATTTGGCCAAAGTTTATGGTGAATATTTAGCGTCTTCAAAATTTGGTCGCGGTCAATGTTCACGTGGACAGCAAGGTATTGGTATTTCTGCAGCGACAACTTGGGCACAAATGACCAATGCTCGCGGTGTTTCCGTTGTTTCTAAGACAAAAAAAATGCGTAAGGCTGTTTCTGCTCAAGTAGACGTGGACATTAAGTCCAATACGGGTGTGCTAAAAAACCGCGAAACGATTGATTGGGACAGAGAACACGGCACGCGTGTTGAGTTTATTTTCGATGGAAGAGTGCAGCTAAACGGCGATGGCGGAGTTGTTACATATATCGAGGGCACGATTCTAGTGAATCCTCATATGACCGTGACCTATAAACTCATGGATAACGACTACGTTACCGTGAATCGCGTTAGTTCTGATGTACCAACTGTTCCTGAGGCCTCTTTACCACATCCTCATACATTTAAGCTGGGTGAGTTTATTACTCACGCGACTTTATTTGGAAAAGTGAGCCTTTCAAAGTTCTTAAAAACGGGTTTTTCAAGAATTTCAGATCAATCGATTCAAGCCTTCGTTAAGAATGGTCTACCGAAGGGATTGGTTGAAAAACCGATCACTTCTTTGACGGAAGAAGATTTCAAAAAGGTTTTCCAAGCGGTTCAGAACACAGATTTGATGGCTCCATCTACAAAGTCTGTTTTGACGGTGGGTGAAGAAGCTCTTTCTAAGTCGATCAATCGCTTAGGTGAGATCGATTTCTTTGCCGTTGTGACTCGAAAACCGACTATCTGTGACTTTAAGCCGGTGGTCGTTGAAGTAGCATTGGCGCGCTTTAAAGATCGTATTCAATCACCGGATTCTCCCGTGACGCTGTTGCGTTTTGCGAATCGTGTTCCTCTACAATTTGATAAATCGGGTTGTGCGATCACTTGGGCGATTGAGTCTGTGAACTGGAAATCCTATGGACTTGGCCAGCCGAAAGACAGCTTGCCATTGGGACCGTATATTTTTGCGGTTTCTATTGTATCTCCTTTTATTAAATTTAAGAATGCCTCGAAAGAAACAATTGATGCTTCTGATGAGTTAGTTGCAGAGATCCGTTTAGCTTTGATTCAGGCAGGCCAAAAACTTTCACGTCATATTAAAAAAGAAGTAAAAGAAGCTGATCTTGAAAGAAAACTTGCGCATATCGAGCAGTTCGGACCGATTCTCGTAGAAGGATTGGCAAGAATGGTTAAAGCGCCAGATTCTCGTAAGAAAAAAGCGGAAGAAGGACTTAAAAAACTTCTCGGCAGAGAATCTGAAGCAGCTGCAGCAGATCTTGAGGCGGCTGAAACTCGTCTATTAGAGCAAAAGCGTAGAGAGAAAAAGAAGGGTATTGATCACGATGAGATTCTCGAAGACGTGATCCGCGTGGATGACGAAGAGGAATATGATTTCCCCGTAGCTACGACGAAAAAAAAGGCGACTAAGAAAGTCGCTAAGAAAACAACCTCTAAGAAGAAATAG
- a CDS encoding hypothetical protein (COG1403 Restriction endonuclease), with protein sequence MWECVIGGLKLSGDFYYKGHMTLFFTPASPEHQKREKAKARELRQSQWWKQELGKGQCYHCGERFKPADLTMDHLIPIARGGKSNKNNCVASCKECNTKKGYKTRAEMAMEELQLHLNAKFPSDFEGDGEE encoded by the coding sequence ATGTGGGAATGTGTGATCGGGGGGTTGAAATTATCGGGCGACTTCTATTATAAAGGGCACATGACTTTATTTTTTACCCCTGCATCCCCTGAACATCAAAAGCGTGAAAAGGCGAAAGCTCGTGAGCTTCGCCAAAGCCAATGGTGGAAACAAGAGTTGGGGAAAGGTCAGTGTTACCACTGCGGTGAACGCTTTAAGCCAGCGGATCTAACCATGGATCATTTGATTCCCATCGCTCGTGGTGGAAAGTCGAATAAGAACAATTGTGTGGCGTCTTGTAAGGAATGTAACACGAAAAAAGGTTATAAAACCCGGGCTGAAATGGCGATGGAAGAGCTCCAACTGCATTTAAATGCCAAGTTTCCCTCAGATTTTGAGGGGGATGGTGAAGAATAA